DNA from Deltaproteobacteria bacterium:
TGCAAACATCGCTGTCGGATTGCCCGGCGCAAGAGATGACCGGAGACGCAAGAGATGACCGGAGAAAGGAGGCGACCATGACCGATTGCATCACCCACCCCCGAGGCCGCCGTTGCCGCCCAGCAGCGCCGCATTGGTATCGCAGCGCGGTCGCGCTGCGTGCGCGTCCCGCGTGAGGCCGGCTCACAATGCCGCGGCCCATAGCGGAGCGCAGCGAGAGCGAAAGGGAGCGCGAGGGAAAACCGCGCCTCGGTTTTCCCTCGCTGGGTGCAGGGCGCAGCCCGCCACGGACGCACAGGAGCAACGATCGTGAAGGGATATGGAAATCTCCTCTGCGGCGCCTTATCATGCACCTCATGAGCGATCTGGATGGACCCACCAACTCGCTGGCACCGACACTGTTGCTGTCGATGCCACAACTCAACGACCCGAACTTCAAGCGCAGCGTGGTGCTGCTGTGCGAGCACACGCCCGAGGGCGCGTTCGGGTTGGTGCTCAACCGCCCCACCGGCACGCCGGCGGCGCAGTTGATCGAGCTGGAGCCGCCGCTCGCGCACGACAACGGCCTGCAGTTGTGGGTCGGCGGTCCGGTGGAACCGCAGCGCGGCTGGATTCTGGTTGGCGATGAGCCGACCGGCGTCGAGTACGTCGGCATCTTGAGTGGCTTGTATCTGTCGGGTTCGCCCACACTGTTGCGGCGACTGATTGAAGGCCCGCCGCCGTCGCGCAGTCGTTTCCTGATTGGCTACGCTGGTTGGGGGCCGGGCCAACTCGACGGGGAGTTGCTGCAGTCGGCATGGCTCACCAGCGACGTCGCGCTCGACCTCATCTTCGACGTCGACGCCGACGCAATGTGGGAAGCGGCGATCCGCCGCCTCGGCGTCGATCCAAACGCGTTGCAGATGAGTCCCGGCATACACTGAACGATCTCGACGCGCGGATCAGTCGATGGAGATCAGTCCGGTCACGCTCAACGGCCGCGTCGTGCGGTTAGAACCGCTCACGCCGGCTCATGGCGAAGCGTTCGCGACCCTCGGCGTCGAGGGCGACATCTTTCGGTACTTTCCGATTGCATTGAAAACGCGGGACGAGCTGTTGCGCTACGTAGAGTTCAGCGTCGGGGCGCAGGCTGCCGGCCTGGGTGTATCGTGGGCGACGGTCGCGCTCGCATCCGGCGACGTGATCGGCGGCACCAGCTTCCTCAACATTGACCCGCAGAACCGGCGGTTAGAGATCGGCGGCACCTGGATCGCGCCGGCGTGGCAAGGCAGCGCGTGCAATGCCGAGGCGAAATATCTCCAACTCCGCCACGCGTTCGAGGAACTCGGCTGCATTCGGGTCGAATTCAAGACCGACTCGCGCAATGAACGCTCGCGCGCCGCGCTGCGCCGCATCGGCGCCACCGAAGAAGGCACGCTACGCAATCACATGATCATGCCCGACGGCCACCTGCGGCACAGCGTCTACTTCAGCATCATCGACTCCGAGTGGCCGCAGGTGAAGGCGAACTTGGAGACACGCATCGAGCGGTTGTTGAGTCGGTGAATCCGGCGCGGGTTATCCGCGCAGCACCTGCCCAGAGCGTGACGCGCGATCGAATTTTCCTTCCTTCACCACGACTCGGCCGTTGAGCACCACCGTCTCGATGCCGGATGGTGAGGTACTCGGCGCGCGCCTCGTCGTGTTGTCGCCGACGGTCGCGGGATCGAACACGACCAGATCGGCGGCCAGCCCCTTGGCGATGCGGCCGCGGTCGCGCAGGCCCATGCGCTCGGCGGAGAAACTGGTCATGCGCCGCACGGCTTCGGACAACGAGAACAACTTCAGC
Protein-coding regions in this window:
- a CDS encoding YqgE/AlgH family protein, with protein sequence MSDLDGPTNSLAPTLLLSMPQLNDPNFKRSVVLLCEHTPEGAFGLVLNRPTGTPAAQLIELEPPLAHDNGLQLWVGGPVEPQRGWILVGDEPTGVEYVGILSGLYLSGSPTLLRRLIEGPPPSRSRFLIGYAGWGPGQLDGELLQSAWLTSDVALDLIFDVDADAMWEAAIRRLGVDPNALQMSPGIH
- a CDS encoding GNAT family N-acetyltransferase, producing MEISPVTLNGRVVRLEPLTPAHGEAFATLGVEGDIFRYFPIALKTRDELLRYVEFSVGAQAAGLGVSWATVALASGDVIGGTSFLNIDPQNRRLEIGGTWIAPAWQGSACNAEAKYLQLRHAFEELGCIRVEFKTDSRNERSRAALRRIGATEEGTLRNHMIMPDGHLRHSVYFSIIDSEWPQVKANLETRIERLLSR